A window from Mytilus galloprovincialis chromosome 8, xbMytGall1.hap1.1, whole genome shotgun sequence encodes these proteins:
- the LOC143043823 gene encoding uncharacterized protein LOC143043823, translating to MGQWFLILTAMMFNIYATTTETVYAGDGWNENSTVFYINESVTWYSAKHAHNRDCLFGKTVVNRQHLITNVAIYLDSTELSFKDTVIWVGALKSEHDGLLYYSDTCEPVKDYIVNKINLPTVSGNRECLLYDISSKVYSYGNCLEKHPYVCISREGDIDTTTLTTANVSSVNINSPYVKSSIKLHASFEICMEYCEVNSMHCLGALFNHTESNCYHYMDKNFGDMEAKHEFVFVTAEDKTQFYWKSWQRVYFAFNRFGGPVIDQTENVFDCFDDGTTEKQSTPLNLNTCTCNCPTPKSSTVTMDNVQDITAEIKKNLSIAKEDLSATKRKLTCAEDPRPSSKAVGSLGITLLAIVVSVLMLTDIQTIYVFLIKKIKE from the exons ATGGGACAGTGGTTTTTAATTCTGACTGCAA tgatgtttaatatataCGCTACAACAACAGAAACAGTGTATG CTGGAGATGGTTGGAATGAAAATAGTACAGTATTTTACATAAATGAATCGGTCACGTGGTATTCTGCTAAACATGCGCACAATAGGGATTGTTTATTTGGAAAGACTGTGGTCAACCGACAACATCTCATTACGAATGTTGCAATATACCTTGATTCAACAGAACTCAG tTTCAAAGATACTGTCATCTGGGTTGGAGCACTTAAATCAGAGCACGATGGTTTGTTGTATTACTCAGACACATGTGAACCGGTGAAGGACtacattgtaaataaaataaatttaccaaCTGTCTCAGGAAACAGAGAATGTCTTTTATATGATATATCGTCAAAAGTCTATTCATATGGGAACTGTTTAGAAAAACATCCATACGTATGCATTTCAAGAG AAGGTGATATAGATACAACCACGTTAACAACAGCTAATGTGTCGTCTGTAAACATAAATTCACCATACGTTAAGTCATCTATTAAACTGCATGCATCCTTTGAGATTTGTATGGAATACTGTGAAGTCAACAGCATGCATTGTTTGGGAGCTCTGTTTAACCACACTGAATCTAATTGCTATCATTATATGGACAAAAACTTTGGTGATATGGAGGCAAAACATGAATTCGTGTTTGTTACAGCGGAAGATAAAACACAGTTCTACTGGAAATCATGGCAAAGAG tatactTTGCTTTCAATCGATTTGGAGGCCCAGTGATAGATCAGACCGAAAATGTATTCGATT gCTTTGACGATGGTACTACTGAAAAGCAAA GTACACCTTTGAATCTCAACACGTGTACATGTAATTGTCCTACTCCAAAGTCCAGTACAGTCACTATGGACAACGTTCAGGATATCACAGCCGAGATAAAGAAAAACCTCTCAATTGCAAAGGAAGACTTGTCTGCAACAAAAAGAAAACTGACATGCGCAGAGGATCCACGTCCATCATCGAAAGCTGTTGGATCTTTAGGAATTACACTGTTAGCGATAGTTGTTTCTGTACTGATGTTGACTGACATTCAGACCATTTatgttttcttgataaaaaagataaaagaataA
- the LOC143043665 gene encoding transient receptor potential cation channel subfamily M member-like 2 produces the protein MYLMFLMSVVLRCLLNSDQFYFARMAYAVTLSMFILRSMHFFFIERFIGPKVVMIGRMFGDLGFFIALYALFVFSFGIIYQALLFPNSVSSPWELIKDLVYLPYWQLYGELHLEQIEGKEPTKCTNNPQLYTNGTMERCAVTNQYNALMMAVYLVLTNILLVNILIAMFSQTFQTVQDNSEIIWKFHRYALVYEYYERPMFPIPIVIHLWRIVVFCNGKLRKTKKYGGAFVFDVKPEEIERLHIVEKNAYETFQSGPSFVRSRYDARNMMTDERDMNKEIDSTPTQHDIKELREEIQRMRESLIQEIRILDYRQPVAYLENPRR, from the exons ATGTATCTCATGTTCCTGATGTCTGTTGTGCTAAGATGTTTATTAAATTCGGACCAGTTTTATTTTGCACGAATGGCTTATGCCGTtactttatcaatgtttattttacGCAGTATGCATTTCTTTTTCATCGAAAGATTCATTGGACCTAAAGTTGTAATGATAGGAAGAATG TTTGGAGACCTAGGGTTTTTCATTGCTTTGTATGCACTGTTCGTCTTCAGTTTTGGAATCATATACCAGGCTCTATTGTTCCCAAATTCAGTGTCTTCCCCGTGGGAGTTGATAAAAGATCTGGTGTATTTACCATACTGGCAGTTGTATGGCGAGCTACATTTAGAACAAATTGAAG GGAAAGAACCTACGAAATGTACGAATAACCCTCAGTTATACACAAACGGAACAATGGAGCGATGTGCAGTAACTAACCAGTACAATGCGCTTATGATGGCAGTGTATCTTGTTCTAACGAATATTCTCTTAGTCAATATTCTGATTGCTATGTTTTC TCAAACATTCCAAACAGTACAAGACAATTCCGAAATCATTTGGAAATTCCACAGATATGCATTGGTATATGAATACTATGAAAGACCAATGTTCCCCATACCAATAGTTATACACTTATGGAGAATCGTTGTATTTTGTAATGGCAAACTACGTAAAACTAAGAAGTATGGAGGCGCCTTTG TGTTCGATGTAAAGCCTGAAGAAATTGAAAGACTacatattgttgaaaaaaatgcaTACGAAACCTTTCAGAGCGGACCTTCTTTTGTTCGTAGTAGATATGATGCACGGAACATGATGACCGATGAAAG GGATATGAATAAGGAAATCGATTCGACACCTACCCAGCATGACATAAAGGAATTACGAGAGGAAATACAACGAATGAGAGAATCTTTGATACAGGAGATTCGAATTTTAGATTACCGACAACCGGTTGCATATCTAGAGAATCCAAGGCGATAA